AGGCACCTTTTCTGGGGTTGGAAATGAGATGCTTGCTTGTAGAATTCAGCGAGAGTTGCAGGAGTTGTGTCAAGGTGAAAGATCTGTAGTTGAATATGTGTCCGAGCTAAAGAGGTTGTGGAGTGATCTAGATTATTATGACCCAATCGATCTGGAGTGTGGAAAGTGCATTGAGAGGTTCAGCAAATGGACAGAGAGAAAGCGTGTGAGGgacttcctcaatggactcaactCAAAGTTTGAAAATAGGAGAGCTGCGTTGTATGGTGCTAGAAAACTACCTAGCCTGGAGCAAGCAATCTCTGCAATTATTAGTGAGGAGACACGGCTGAAGCTGGAGGTGATAGGACCAACCACACAAGGTGTGTCACATAGGAGTGCAGCCTTTCTTGCTTCAGAAGGAGTGGGCTACCAAAAACCAGGAGCAATTACATCTGCATCTGAAAGGAAATGTTATGAATATGGTCAACCAGTACATATGCAGAATGCTTGTCCTGAGTTGTTTGGAGGAGGTAGGGGCAGAGGACATGATTGGCGCGGAAGAGGCCGTGGACGTCTCCCTTATGGACGACGTGGTGGAGCTAGAGCTCAAGGCTTACGGCTGGGGGGTAGAGTTAATACTTGTGCAGCAGTCGAGGAAGCATCGCATACTATGAAGGTTGATATGACAGTTGATGAATGGGAGAGATGGAGTCAATTTAAAGGGTTGTCCCTCGGTGAAAAATCATCTGCTCAAGCCTCTACATCGCTTACTACAGCCTCAGCTAACTTTGGTGGTAACAATTCTAATACTCTAAAGAATAAATTATTTGATGCAACATGGCTAATAGACTCAGGGGCATCTAGACATATGGCTGGTTCCTATGGAGACTTTCTAGATTATGTTCCGGACCAAAAGAAATCAAATGTAAAACTAGCTGATGGTTCATGGCAACTCACTAAGGGTTCGGGGACAATTATATGTAGACCAAATATGGCCCTTTCATCTGTTTTGCATGTTCCCTCGTTCCCAATCAACTTGTTGTCTGTCTCTTGTACTACAAGAGAGCTGAATTGTGCTGCTATATTCTTTCCAACATGGTGCTTATTTCAGGAACTTGGGACTGGAAGAGTACTTGGGACAGGGAGCATGCGTGATGGGTTGTACTACTTGGACAATAACACGCTGCATGTGGTTGCTGCTGCTTCAACCCACTCTCCACAAGAAGACCTTCTTATTCATCATCATAGGCTAGGGCATATCCCTTTTGCTATTTTAGGTCGTATTTATCCCGAACTCTATCATAGAGTTAGTAAGGACATGCTAGTGTGTGATGCTTGTCAGTATGGGAAACAAACTCGGAGCTCTTATATTTTGTCTGATAATAGGAGTACTGTACCACTTGAGACTATCCATTCAGATGTATGGGGCCCTAGTGGAGTATCGTCTCTTAATGGATATCGTTTCTTTGTCACATTCATTGACTGCTGTACTAGGACAACTTGGGTTTATGTGTTAAAACACAAGAGTGATGTGTTTGAATGCTTCATGGATTTTCATAAACTAATCATGACTCAATATAATGCATGTGTGAAAGTTTTCCGTACTGATAATGGCACAGAATATGTAAATAAGGAGTTTGATGAATATTTGTCAAACTTTGGAATTTTTCATCAAACTACATGTCCGAATACCTCTGAGCAGAATGGTTTAGCAGAGAGGAAAAATATGCATCTATTAGAAATTACACGCTGCATAATGATGGCCATGAATGTCCCAAAGTTTCTGTGGAGTGAGGCAGTGATGACTGCTGCATACTTGATGAATAGAATGCCGTCCAGAGTGTTGGGTTATAGAACTCCAATTGAATGTTTGACAGGGTCGACTACATATGTCGTTCCACCTAAGGTGTTTGGTTGTGTTTGCTTTGTGAAGGATTATAGACCAAGTGTTGGGAAGTTAGATCCCAGAGCCTTAAAATGCATATTTGTTGGATACTCGGGTAAACAAAAAGGGTATAAGTGCTGGTGTCCTTCCGAAAAAAGGATGTTTGTGAGTATGGATGTAATCTTCAGGGAATATGAGTCATTTTATGGGGAACCAACGGATCTATCTGATGTTTTCCCTAATTCTTTTAGTAATGATGTCTTAGATGCAGGCTGTGAGACAGGGGGAGATAATAAAGGAAAAGACGATTATGAAGCATCAAGGGAAATGATTGGGGCAATGATACCAACAGGAGAGGTGCACGACGGTGATGAGGGTACGGCAGAACCAGAACAAGAACAAGAGCATGTTGATCAGCAAGGTATATCTAATGAAGCAAGGTGGCCAAGACCGAATGAAGAACATGACCTTCAAGTGTATAAACGTAGAAAGTGGAATGAGCGGGAACATCAGATGCAGGGGGAGGAACATACCCCTTTGAGACAAGATCTTGAAGCCCAAGAGCAGCATGACACGAATGGTACACTTTCATCTCCATCAGTTTCATCCCAAACTCCGCTATCAACCTCTACAAGTGATGGTACACCCTCTTCTACATATGATGACCTAGATATTCCCATTGCCCACAGAAAGCAACCTCGTATTAATGTTGGGAAATTGCCGTCAAAGTTATCTCCATATAATACCTCTTATCATGTTTCATATTCATCAGTGGATCCTAGTTATAAATCATTTATAGCTGCTCTAGACTCAACAACACCTATCCCACGTGATTGGCAAGAGGCCAAAAAGGATCCAAAATGGAGAGAAGCAATGCTGGAAGAAATGGCAGCACTTGACAAAAATAATACTTGGGTACTTACTCCCATTCCAGTAGGCAAGAAGATTGTGGGTTGTAAGTGGGTATTTACTGTCAAGCAAACACCGGAAGAAAGAGTAGAAAGATATAAGGCCCGGTTAGTGGCAAAGGGGTATAGCCAAACCTATGGAGTAGATTATGATGAAACATTTGCTCCGGTGGCAAAAATGAACACCGTTAGAACACTAATCTCAGttgcatcaaaccttaagtgggaTTTATTCCAAATGGATGTTAAAAACGCTTTCCTTCGTGGAGATTTGCAAGAAGAGGTCTACATGGACATTCCTCCGGGATTTAGTAGTAGTGAAACTGAAGGGAAAGTATGCAAACTAAAGAAGTCACTTTATGAGAAGTCACTTTATGGACTTAAACAATCACCAAGGGCTTGGTTTGGAAGGTTTCGAAAGGAAATTTGCTCTTTGGGATATCAACAAAGCAATGCTGATCACACTCTATTCTTTAGAATTCATAATGATAAGATTGATatgcttgtggtgtatgttgatgACATAGTAATTACAGGGAATGATGACGAGGAAATACAGCGCTTGAAAAAGACACTAGCAAGAATATTCGAAGTCAAGGACTTGGGTTCCCTTCACTACTTCCTAGGAATTGAGGTGGCATACGGGGCACAAGGTATTTACCTTTCACAGAGAAAATATGTGCTTGACTTGCTTACTGAGACAGGCATGATAGGATGTAAACCAGCGGCAACACCAGTTGAGCAGAATCATCATATTCTATCAGACTCGGGTGATCCAGTAGACAAGTATCAATATCAGAGGTTAGTTAGTCGTTTAATTTACTTATCACACACAAGGCCAGATATTGCATACGCTGTTAGTGTTGTAAGCCGATATATGCATGATCCCCAGTCTGGTCATTTGGATGCCGTAAAAAGAATATTGCGATATCTCAAAGGCTGCCCGGGGAAGGGGATCCTATTTTCTAATCATGGACACATGAGAATAGAGGGATACACGGATGCTGACTGGGCTGGATGTTTAGATGATAGAAGGTCTACCTCAGGCTACTGTGTATTTGTTGGCGGCAACCTCGTTAGTTGGAGGAGCAAGAAACAAAGTGTTGTCGCTCGATCCACAGCGGAGGCAGAATTTAGATCAATGGCATCCGGATTATGTGAGTTAATGTGGTTGAGGATATTGCTGACAGAACTTCACTTGTATGGTGATGCACCTCTTCAGCTTTACTGTGATAATCAAGCTACTATCAATATAGTTAACAACCCAGTCCATCATGATAGAACAAAGCATGTTGGAATTGACAGACATTTCATTAAGGAGAAACTCGATGAGGGGACACTTCGGGTTAGCTTTGTTAAATCTGTAGATCAGCTAGCTGATGTATTGACcaaaggagttagtgttatgtctTTTATGAGAATTTGTGACAAGATGGGGCTAATTGATATATTTTccccatcttgagggggagtgttggagATCCCTGTTTGTATAGTAGAAAGATAGGAGGACTAATGTGTAAACTGTAATATGTATTTAGAGAGAAGTGGATGGCAGAGGATGGTGCCATCGAAGCTTCGGGACACTAAAAATCCCCACTCCCCCTAACCCTATCTTCTGAGAAATTGCTCACCAGCGATCTGTGATCTGGTGAGAGATATACAATACATTTCACCCGCTGTAAATTCTAGTTCTAAAACAGAACTGTACTACAATCTAGTGGTACACGCATGGTATACAAAAATTCGCACATCAGCTAAACCTGGCTTCATTATCAATCCTTGATGCAATacatctaaaaaaaaaaaaaatccttgaTGCAATAGTATATACACGTCAAATCTGGGTAGTAGTTAAACTTGCACATCGTCAGTCAGAAGTCTGGCCCGAGAAGGAGTACCGTGCCGGTGCCTGCGACGACGAGTGCCGCCGCACGCCGGCGCCACCGCTCCCTGCCGCTGGCCCCTGGTTCCAGTCGTACTGGACGGCGCCGTTCGCGAGCCGGCTCCGGTTATCTTCGTCGTCGTCTCCGTCCGCCGATCGCTCCTCAATCTTGATCGACACGACGGCCTCGACTAATTCGTCGACGCCGGCGGCGTCCCTGCTGCTGTGCCGCGTGTCGTCCTTGTCGTGGAGGTGCGCGTGGTAGAGGTCGTAGAGTCGGCGGCTGAGCATGACCTCGAAGTCGAGCACGTCGAGGAGCTCCAGCTCGAGCTTGTTCATCTCCGCGTTGCTCACGCCGCCCACGCGCGCGAAGAAGGCGTTGTCGTGGTGGCTGCAAGACAGTGTGTTCAGTAACTGAACTTCAGTTAACTTATTTCACCACGATCTGGCACAGGTAAAACATCGCTGAACAAGTAAAAAAAAATACAGTACTGCATTATCGATTCCATTAATCATCCTGACTTGCATGATCATGCATGTTGCATCCATGATCTGTCTGATCAAGAGACATTATGCAGGTAGTAGTAGTATTACTCTCATACATGATGCACGGGCCACTCAATTAATCTGCAAATGTACGTACGTACCTGTCATGTACATTGAATTATTGTTTGACGACATAAATACGGATCGATCATGAACCTAGTGCACGTACCTACCAGTCGTTATACAAGAGTGCGTGGCCCAAGTACAACAACCAATTGACTGATGTGACTAGGTGTAACTGAACACAATGAAAGCCAGTGGCATAATTCTTGTTTGATCTTAGTTGAAATTTGAACTAAAGCCATGACAAAAATTCTAAAAACGGATCGAGGGAGTATATTCCAATCCCGTTTATGTTGTTGTCAATGGATTTATTGTGGTCGCATTTTTCCGGAGCTAAATGTGGACGTGGTTGGTCTCCCCTATCTTTCCGTCGATCGCACGGCATTATCTCAGCCGTAGCAGTCAGTGAGCATCAGCATGACCAGTTAATGGCGGCTATGCTTTGGCTATTCTTGGTAGAACAGCGGGAGTGTGGCAGTAATCTTAGATCTTTGATTTCACTTCGCGTGGCATATGATCGAATTGAGCAAAATATATATGCAGTTCAGTACTTCAGTGCGCGGTGAATGGGTGCACTTTTTTCAGTTCGTCGCCGAGGcatgcaatggatcgaggtacttACAAGTCGTCGAGGACCTTGGAGGCGACGAGGAGGCATGCGAGGAGCAGGCGGTGCACGTTCCtggaggcgacggcggcggcggggcgccgGTGCGCGGCCCTGTCGACGTACGCGTACGCCACCACGTAGCACTCGGGCTCCAGCCCCGCGTACCGGTGCACCCGCTCCAGGTACTGCGCGAGGCTGATCCGCGGCGCGCCAGCGCCCTCGAACGCCGTCATCCCGCTCCCAGTCCCCTCGTCGCCGTCGAGTGCGTCGTTCCGCGCCACGAGTCGCTGCACGGCGCGCGCCAGCATGCTtaactccggcggcggcggggacggcGGGGAGAGCATGCCTCCCGTGGCCCCGGCGTCGCCCATGCCGGCCCGTCCGCGCGTGGGCAGGCTTGCTCTTTTCGTCGGCGGCGTGCGCCTGCCTGCCTGCCGGATAATCAACGCGCACTTGGCCGGATGTTTGCTTGGCGGTGGTTTAGCCGCGGTGCGGCGGGCGTGGGGCCGCGGGTGACTGGTGGAGCTTTCTCTTCAGGTTGTCGGCCTCGCGAAGCTTGGACGGATGTCAGTGGAGATGGATAGGGTGGGTGGGGTCGCAAATCCTCTTTCCCGTTTCGATTTCGACGGAAGAAAgttttctttcgattttttccttATTTGGCATGTCTTACGAGTTCTCTTGCAAGCTATTGGTTGGGTGGGTCAAGCACTCAAGCCTATAGACGCAAGCGGGGTCCATCATTAGCTAATTTCTATCCCCTTTTAGTTTTAAAAATAAACTAACTTTATTCATGATATTATTGTTTTGAAAAATAGTTAGTTCAATTTTATGACTAAAGAGGGTAGATGGTACCTATGGTGGACCACTTGCACCTTTAGTCAAGAAACCGACCGTTGCGCCATACACCGAGCTCAAAAACATTATCAACAAAATCCTGAAATTAGTCTAGGACCCTCAAAACAAAAATGAAGTAAGTTGTTAGGCCCCACACGCTAAATAAATGCCAAATTTGGGACGGTGTCGTCTACTCAGATCTGGTTCGAATCCGCTCCCCCTTTCCCTCTAGCTCCTCTCTCGAACCTCGGGTGGGTGAGCAGGGGCGCGCTGCACGGGCGGCCCGCGGTGGTGTGGTTCAGCCAAGCGACAGTCCGACGTGGCCCAGGTGGTCTTCGTGGCGGTGGCACGGCCTCTTGGCGGTGGGGAGTCGTGGTAGTCTGAGCGCGGCCAGCGGTGCCTAAGTTCGGCCCTTATAATGCTCGTTTTCCTTTTTGCAATTTCCCCCCTATCCATGAGTGTGTCTTTTTATAGCTCGGGCTACATGTAGCCCGCTTTTTTCAAAAATTCGAAAATGGCATCTTATAGTTTCAAAAAAT
This region of Lolium perenne isolate Kyuss_39 chromosome 2, Kyuss_2.0, whole genome shotgun sequence genomic DNA includes:
- the LOC139835849 gene encoding uncharacterized protein gives rise to the protein MGDKSDKPSVVTSGELVAVLQAMDEKYRFMFDALSKQGGSSRPDGEIKEDIHPLQMPHVKLEGSETYASWAEHAETILVSRKLEGYILGTVEKPTEEDSKEGQRWKMTNALVRAWLLSSVSPQIAKQVERIKEASEIWRLLKGTFSGVGNEMLACRIQRELQELCQGERSVVEYVSELKRLWSDLDYYDPIDLECGKCIERFSKWTERKRVRDFLNGLNSKFENRRAALYGARKLPSLEQAISAIISEETRLKLEVIGPTTQGVSHRSAAFLASEGVGYQKPGAITSASERKCYEYGQPVHMQNACPELFGGGRGRGHDWRGRGRGRLPYGRRGGARAQGLRLGGRVNTCAAVEEASHTMKVDMTVDEWERWSQFKGLSLGEKSSAQASTSLTTASANFGGNNSNTLKNKLFDATWLIDSGASRHMAGSYGDFLDYVPDQKKSNVKLADGSWQLTKGSGTIICRPNMALSSVLHVPSFPINLLSVSCTTRELNCAAIFFPTWCLFQELGTGRVLGTGSMRDGLYYLDNNTLHVVAAASTHSPQEDLLIHHHRLGHIPFAILGHAGCETGGDNKGKDDYEASREMIGAMIPTGEVHDGDEGTAEPEQEQEHVDQQGISNEARWPRPNEEHDLQVYKRRKWNEREHQMQGEEHTPLRQDLEAQEQHDTNGTLSSPSVSSQTPLSTSTSDGTPSSTYDDLDIPIAHRKQPRINVGKLPSKLSPYNTSYHVSYSSVDPSYKSFIAALDSTTPIPRDWQEAKKDPKWREAMLEEMAALDKNNTWVLTPIPVGKKIVGCKWVFTVKQTPEERVERYKARLVAKGYSQTYGVDYDETFAPVAKMNTVRTLISVASNLKWDLFQMDVKNAFLRGDLQEEVYMDIPPGFSSSETEGKVCKLKKSLYEKSLYGLKQSPRAWFGRFRKEICSLGYQQSNADHTLFFRIHNDKIDMLVVYVDDIVITGNDDEEIQRLKKTLARIFEVKDLGSLHYFLGIEVAYGAQGIYLSQRKYVLDLLTETGMIGCKPAATPVEQNHHILSDSGDPVDKYQYQSLVIWMP
- the LOC127336073 gene encoding cyclin-P1-1; the protein is MGDAGATGGMLSPPSPPPPELSMLARAVQRLVARNDALDGDEGTGSGMTAFEGAGAPRISLAQYLERVHRYAGLEPECYVVAYAYVDRAAHRRPAAAVASRNVHRLLLACLLVASKVLDDFHHDNAFFARVGGVSNAEMNKLELELLDVLDFEVMLSRRLYDLYHAHLHDKDDTRHSSRDAAGVDELVEAVVSIKIEERSADGDDDEDNRSRLANGAVQYDWNQGPAAGSGGAGVRRHSSSQAPARYSFSGQTSD